A single genomic interval of Pangasianodon hypophthalmus isolate fPanHyp1 chromosome 8, fPanHyp1.pri, whole genome shotgun sequence harbors:
- the chdh gene encoding choline dehydrogenase, mitochondrial, whose protein sequence is MVRPPLSAWLALGLARKAAFSHSRHYKVSCYSTTSSDQKTPSFSYVIVGAGSAGCVLANRLSENPSESVLLLEAGPKDLLLGCTRLSWKIHMPAALTYNLCDDKYNWFYHTLPQAGMDGRILYWPRGRVWGGSSSLNAMVYIRGHAEDYNRWHKEGAEGWDYEHCLPYFRKAQTHELGANQYRGGSGPLHVSRGKTDHPLHHAFIEAAQQAGYPFTKDMNGYQQEGVGWMDMTIHKGKRWSTASAYLRPALSRHNLKAEVRCLTTRILFDGTRAVGVEYQQNGQMKKVFADKEVIVSGGAINSPQLLMLSGVGNADDLRKLEIPIVQHLPGVGSNLQDHLELYVQQQCTKPITLYKAQKPFHMVKIGLEWLLRFTGYGATAHLESGGFIRSRPGVTHPDIQFHFLPSQVIDHGRVMPKLEAYQVHVGPVRSTSVGWLKLKSRNPLDHPLIEPKYLSTDIDVWEFRQCVKLSREIFAQPAFEPFRGAELQPGISVRSDAEIDAFVRQKADSAYHPSCTCKMGQATDPMAVVDHETRVHGLQGLRVVDASIMPSIVSGNLNAPTIMIAEKAADAIKGLPSLQDQGVPVYQPASLETQR, encoded by the exons ATGGTGCGTCCCCCCTTGTCTGCTTGGCTGGCTTTAGGACTTGCCAGAAAGGCAGCCTTCTCACATTCCAGACACTACAAAGTCTCCTGCTATAGCACCACTTCATCTGATCAGAAAACTCCATCCTTCAGCTATGTCATCGTGGGGGCAGGCTCAGCAGGATGTGTGCTGGCCAACCGCTTATCAGAGAACCCATCTGAGTCTGTCCTCCTCTTGGAGGCGGGGCCCAAGGACTTGCTGCTTGGGTGTACCCGCCTGTCTTGGAAGATACACATGCCAGCAGCACTGACCTACAACCTCTGTGATGACAAGTACAACTGGTTCTACCACACACTGCCACAGGCAGGAATGGACGGCCGGATCTTGTACTGGCCTCGCGGCCGTGTCTGGGGTGGCTCGTCCTCGCTCAATGCCATGGTCTATATCCGTGGGCATGCTGAGGACTACAACCGCTGGCACAAAGAAGGTGCTGAGGGCTGGGACTATGAGCATTGCCTGCCATATTTCAGGAAAGCCCAGACCCATGAATTGGGAGCGAACCAATACCGGGGTGGCAGTGGACCCCTGCACGTTTCCAGAGGCAAAACTGATCACCCTCTTCACCATGCGTTTATCGAGGCTGCTCAACAAGCTGGCTACCCCTTCACGAAGGACATGAATGGGTACCAGCAGGAAGGTGTTGGCTGGATGGATATGACCATTCACAAag GCAAGAGATGGAGCACAGCAAGTGCATACTTGCGGCCTGCTCTATCCAGACACAACCTGAAGGCGGAAGTGAGATGTTTGACCACACGGATCCTTTTTGATGGGACTCGAGCAGTGGGAGTGGAGTACCAACAGAATGGTCAGATGAAGAAG GTATTTGCTGATAAGGAGGTCATTGTCAGTGGCGGGGCCATTAACTCCCCGCAGCTGCTTATGTTGTCCGGGGTGGGAAATGCCGATGATTTGCGCAAACTGGAAATCCCCATCGTGCAACACCTCCCAG gtgtgggaAGTAATCTCCAGGATCATTTGGAGTTGTATGTCCAACAACAGTGCACTAAGCCTATCACTCTGTACAAAGCTCAGAAACCATTCCACATGGTTAAGATTGGCCTGGAGTGGCTTCTGCGCTTCACAG GTTATGGTGCTACAGCTCATCTGGAGAGCGGTGGTTTTATTCGCAGTCGCCCTGGCGTCACTCATCCTGACATCCAGTTCCACTTCCTGCCATCACAGGTTATCGACCATGGCCGTGTCATGCCCAAACTCGAGGCTTACCAG GTACACGTTGGACCAGTGAGGAGTACAAGTGTTGGCTGGTTAAAACTGAAGAGCAGAAATCCACTTGATCACCCTTTGATTGAACCAAAATACCTCTCAACTG ACATTGATGTTTGGGAGTTCCGGCAGTGTGTGAAGCTGTCACGTGAAATCTTTGCCCAGCCAGCCTTTGAGCCATTCCGGGGTGCTGAGCTGCAGCCTGGCATCTCTGTCCGTTCTGATGCTGAGATTGACGCTTTCGTGCGGCAGAAAGCAGACAGTGCCTATCACCCGTCCTGCACCTGCAAGATGGGCCAAGCCACGGACCCAATGGCTGTTGTGGACCACGAGACGCGTGTGCATGGCCTGCAGGGACTCAGGGTGGTGGACGCCTCAATCATGCCCAGTATAGTCAGTGGTAACCTCAATGCCCCCACCATCATGATTGCTGAGAAGGCCGCTGATGCGATCAAGGGGCTTCCCTCACTCCAAGATCAGGGTGTCCCTGTTTACCAGCCAGCCAGTCTGGAGACGCAGAGATGA